One part of the Triplophysa rosa linkage group LG5, Trosa_1v2, whole genome shotgun sequence genome encodes these proteins:
- the asph gene encoding aspartyl/asparaginyl beta-hydroxylase isoform X3, whose amino-acid sequence MGEPQAEVKVVNEETEAKPQQANKNGKKAEGAGGTSFFTWFLVLALLGVWTSVAVVYFDLVDYQGVIAKAKDLRYNLSEVLQGKLVSYDADGDGDFDVEDAKVLLGLTDKPSIVTGESVEDKPEPVEEESIVEEEIQATKAENSVPPPPEPEAVEEEPEAVEEEPEAVEEGPDAAEEEPKATEEEPEATEEEPEAAEEQEVPEEEPEVVEEEPEAVPVEEETEEEPEPVEESVPLEEVVEEVIAAEAAPVEEAAPVEEAVEEVVEETAPGEDEVEEVTEENAPVEEIVEEAVKEAEPVDEAVEEAEPAEEPAEKAEPAEELEPAEEPADDAEPVEEPVEEVVEVPSEEEEEEEEEAEDEDETATEEETEQVEEPAEEAEPVEDTEPVSETPEETAEEPVLNEETVPEEELIEETPQEDEEVEESTVEEVELEEENVEEQEEATSEEEQTEEDIAET is encoded by the exons AGGCCAAGCCGCAGCAGGCCAATAAGAATGGCAAGAAGGCAGAGGGTGCAGGAGGAACCTCCTTCTTCACCTGGTTCCTGGTGCTTGCTCTCCTGGGCGTCTGGACCTCAGTAGCTGTGGTGTATTTTGACCTTGTTGACTATCAAGGTGTAATAG CCAAAGCAAAGGACTTGCGCTATAATCTTTCAGAGGTATTACAAG GGAAACTTGTATCCTATGATGCCGATGGGGATGGAGACTTTGATGTGGAAGACGCCAAAGTTCTACTAG GACTGACAGATAAACCCAGCATTGTGACCGGTGAATCAGTTGAGGATAAACCTGAACCTGTGGAAGAAG AGTCTATTGTGGAGGAAGAGATTCAAGCCACGAAAGCTGAGAATTCCGTTCCGCCGCCACCAG aacctGAGGCTGTGGAGGAGGAGCCAGAGGCGGTGGAGGAGGAGCCAGAGGCTGTGGAGGAGGGGCCAGATGCTGCGGAGGAGGAGCCAAAGGCTACGGAGGAGGAGCCAGAGGCTACGGAGGAGGAGCCAGAGGCTGCGGAGGAGCAGGAAGTCCCAGAGGAAGAACCTGAAGTTGTGGAGGAAGAACCAGAGGCTGTTCCTGTTGAAGAGGAAACTGAGGAGGAGCCTGAACCAGTGGAGGAATCTGTACCACTTGAGGAAGTGGTTGAGGAAGTTATTGCAGCGGAGGCTGCACCAGTGGAGGAG GCTGCACCAGTGGAGGAAGCAGTTGAAGAAGTGGTGGAGGAGACTGCACCAGGAGAAGATGAAGTAGAAGAAGTGACAGAAGAAAATGCACCAGTAGAAGAAATAGTGGAGGAAGCCGTAAAGGAAGCTGAGCCAGTGGATGAAGCGGTGGAAGAAGCAGAACCAGCAGAAGAGCCAGCAGAGAAAGCTGAACCAGCAGAGGAACTTGAACCAGCAGAGGAACCAGCAGATGATGCTGAACCAGTAGAAGAGCCAGTAGAGGAAGTAGTAGAAGTGCcttcagaagaagaagaagaagaagaagaagaagctgaGGACGAGGACGAGACAGCAACAGAAGAGGAAACTGAACAAGTGGAGGAACCAGCAGAGGAGGCAGAACCAGTGGAAGATACAGAACCAGTGAGTGAAACACCTGAAGAAACAGCTGAGGAGCCTGTCCTTAATGAAGAAACAGTACCGGAAGAAGAATTAATAGAGGAGACACCTCAGGAAGATGAGGAAGTAGAAGAATCCACAGTGGAGGAAGTAGAGCTTGAGGAGGAGAATGTAGAAGAACAGG
- the asph gene encoding aspartyl/asparaginyl beta-hydroxylase isoform X1: MGEPQAEVKVVNEETEAKPQQANKNGKKAEGAGGTSFFTWFLVLALLGVWTSVAVVYFDLVDYQGVIAKAKDLRYNLSEVLQGKLVSYDADGDGDFDVEDAKVLLGLTDKPSIVTGESVEDKPEPVEEESIVEEEIQATKAENSVPPPPEPEAVEEEPEAVEEEPEAVEEGPDAAEEEPKATEEEPEATEEEPEAAEEQEVPEEEPEVVEEEPEAVPVEEETEEEPEPVEESVPLEEVVEEVIAAEAAPVEEAAPVEEAVEEAAPVEEAVEEVVEETAPGEDEVEEVTEENAPVEEIVEEAVKEAEPVDEAVEEAEPAEEPAEKAEPAEELEPAEEPADDAEPVEEPVEEVVEVPSEEEEEEEEEAEDEDETATEEETEQVEEPAEEAEPVEDTEPVSETPEETAEEPVLNEETVPEEELIEETPQEDEEVEESTVEEVELEEENVEEQEEATSEEEQTEEDIAET; this comes from the exons AGGCCAAGCCGCAGCAGGCCAATAAGAATGGCAAGAAGGCAGAGGGTGCAGGAGGAACCTCCTTCTTCACCTGGTTCCTGGTGCTTGCTCTCCTGGGCGTCTGGACCTCAGTAGCTGTGGTGTATTTTGACCTTGTTGACTATCAAGGTGTAATAG CCAAAGCAAAGGACTTGCGCTATAATCTTTCAGAGGTATTACAAG GGAAACTTGTATCCTATGATGCCGATGGGGATGGAGACTTTGATGTGGAAGACGCCAAAGTTCTACTAG GACTGACAGATAAACCCAGCATTGTGACCGGTGAATCAGTTGAGGATAAACCTGAACCTGTGGAAGAAG AGTCTATTGTGGAGGAAGAGATTCAAGCCACGAAAGCTGAGAATTCCGTTCCGCCGCCACCAG aacctGAGGCTGTGGAGGAGGAGCCAGAGGCGGTGGAGGAGGAGCCAGAGGCTGTGGAGGAGGGGCCAGATGCTGCGGAGGAGGAGCCAAAGGCTACGGAGGAGGAGCCAGAGGCTACGGAGGAGGAGCCAGAGGCTGCGGAGGAGCAGGAAGTCCCAGAGGAAGAACCTGAAGTTGTGGAGGAAGAACCAGAGGCTGTTCCTGTTGAAGAGGAAACTGAGGAGGAGCCTGAACCAGTGGAGGAATCTGTACCACTTGAGGAAGTGGTTGAGGAAGTTATTGCAGCGGAGGCTGCACCAGTGGAGGAGGCTGCACCAGTGGAGGAAGCAGTTGAGGAGGCTGCACCAGTGGAGGAAGCAGTTGAAGAAGTGGTGGAGGAGACTGCACCAGGAGAAGATGAAGTAGAAGAAGTGACAGAAGAAAATGCACCAGTAGAAGAAATAGTGGAGGAAGCCGTAAAGGAAGCTGAGCCAGTGGATGAAGCGGTGGAAGAAGCAGAACCAGCAGAAGAGCCAGCAGAGAAAGCTGAACCAGCAGAGGAACTTGAACCAGCAGAGGAACCAGCAGATGATGCTGAACCAGTAGAAGAGCCAGTAGAGGAAGTAGTAGAAGTGCcttcagaagaagaagaagaagaagaagaagaagctgaGGACGAGGACGAGACAGCAACAGAAGAGGAAACTGAACAAGTGGAGGAACCAGCAGAGGAGGCAGAACCAGTGGAAGATACAGAACCAGTGAGTGAAACACCTGAAGAAACAGCTGAGGAGCCTGTCCTTAATGAAGAAACAGTACCGGAAGAAGAATTAATAGAGGAGACACCTCAGGAAGATGAGGAAGTAGAAGAATCCACAGTGGAGGAAGTAGAGCTTGAGGAGGAGAATGTAGAAGAACAGG
- the asph gene encoding aspartyl/asparaginyl beta-hydroxylase isoform X2 has translation MAPKKNAKGHIKKEAKPQQANKNGKKAEGAGGTSFFTWFLVLALLGVWTSVAVVYFDLVDYQGVIAKAKDLRYNLSEVLQGKLVSYDADGDGDFDVEDAKVLLGLTDKPSIVTGESVEDKPEPVEEESIVEEEIQATKAENSVPPPPEPEAVEEEPEAVEEEPEAVEEGPDAAEEEPKATEEEPEATEEEPEAAEEQEVPEEEPEVVEEEPEAVPVEEETEEEPEPVEESVPLEEVVEEVIAAEAAPVEEAAPVEEAVEEAAPVEEAVEEVVEETAPGEDEVEEVTEENAPVEEIVEEAVKEAEPVDEAVEEAEPAEEPAEKAEPAEELEPAEEPADDAEPVEEPVEEVVEVPSEEEEEEEEEAEDEDETATEEETEQVEEPAEEAEPVEDTEPVSETPEETAEEPVLNEETVPEEELIEETPQEDEEVEESTVEEVELEEENVEEQEEATSEEEQTEEDIAET, from the exons AGGCCAAGCCGCAGCAGGCCAATAAGAATGGCAAGAAGGCAGAGGGTGCAGGAGGAACCTCCTTCTTCACCTGGTTCCTGGTGCTTGCTCTCCTGGGCGTCTGGACCTCAGTAGCTGTGGTGTATTTTGACCTTGTTGACTATCAAGGTGTAATAG CCAAAGCAAAGGACTTGCGCTATAATCTTTCAGAGGTATTACAAG GGAAACTTGTATCCTATGATGCCGATGGGGATGGAGACTTTGATGTGGAAGACGCCAAAGTTCTACTAG GACTGACAGATAAACCCAGCATTGTGACCGGTGAATCAGTTGAGGATAAACCTGAACCTGTGGAAGAAG AGTCTATTGTGGAGGAAGAGATTCAAGCCACGAAAGCTGAGAATTCCGTTCCGCCGCCACCAG aacctGAGGCTGTGGAGGAGGAGCCAGAGGCGGTGGAGGAGGAGCCAGAGGCTGTGGAGGAGGGGCCAGATGCTGCGGAGGAGGAGCCAAAGGCTACGGAGGAGGAGCCAGAGGCTACGGAGGAGGAGCCAGAGGCTGCGGAGGAGCAGGAAGTCCCAGAGGAAGAACCTGAAGTTGTGGAGGAAGAACCAGAGGCTGTTCCTGTTGAAGAGGAAACTGAGGAGGAGCCTGAACCAGTGGAGGAATCTGTACCACTTGAGGAAGTGGTTGAGGAAGTTATTGCAGCGGAGGCTGCACCAGTGGAGGAGGCTGCACCAGTGGAGGAAGCAGTTGAGGAGGCTGCACCAGTGGAGGAAGCAGTTGAAGAAGTGGTGGAGGAGACTGCACCAGGAGAAGATGAAGTAGAAGAAGTGACAGAAGAAAATGCACCAGTAGAAGAAATAGTGGAGGAAGCCGTAAAGGAAGCTGAGCCAGTGGATGAAGCGGTGGAAGAAGCAGAACCAGCAGAAGAGCCAGCAGAGAAAGCTGAACCAGCAGAGGAACTTGAACCAGCAGAGGAACCAGCAGATGATGCTGAACCAGTAGAAGAGCCAGTAGAGGAAGTAGTAGAAGTGCcttcagaagaagaagaagaagaagaagaagaagctgaGGACGAGGACGAGACAGCAACAGAAGAGGAAACTGAACAAGTGGAGGAACCAGCAGAGGAGGCAGAACCAGTGGAAGATACAGAACCAGTGAGTGAAACACCTGAAGAAACAGCTGAGGAGCCTGTCCTTAATGAAGAAACAGTACCGGAAGAAGAATTAATAGAGGAGACACCTCAGGAAGATGAGGAAGTAGAAGAATCCACAGTGGAGGAAGTAGAGCTTGAGGAGGAGAATGTAGAAGAACAGG
- the asph gene encoding aspartyl/asparaginyl beta-hydroxylase isoform X4, with product MGEPQAEVKVVNEETEAKPQQANKNGKKAEGAGGTSFFTWFLVLALLGVWTSVAVVYFDLVDYQGVIGKLVSYDADGDGDFDVEDAKVLLGLTDKPSIVTGESVEDKPEPVEEESIVEEEIQATKAENSVPPPPEPEAVEEEPEAVEEEPEAVEEGPDAAEEEPKATEEEPEATEEEPEAAEEQEVPEEEPEVVEEEPEAVPVEEETEEEPEPVEESVPLEEVVEEVIAAEAAPVEEAAPVEEAVEEAAPVEEAVEEVVEETAPGEDEVEEVTEENAPVEEIVEEAVKEAEPVDEAVEEAEPAEEPAEKAEPAEELEPAEEPADDAEPVEEPVEEVVEVPSEEEEEEEEEAEDEDETATEEETEQVEEPAEEAEPVEDTEPVSETPEETAEEPVLNEETVPEEELIEETPQEDEEVEESTVEEVELEEENVEEQEEATSEEEQTEEDIAET from the exons AGGCCAAGCCGCAGCAGGCCAATAAGAATGGCAAGAAGGCAGAGGGTGCAGGAGGAACCTCCTTCTTCACCTGGTTCCTGGTGCTTGCTCTCCTGGGCGTCTGGACCTCAGTAGCTGTGGTGTATTTTGACCTTGTTGACTATCAAGGTGTAATAG GGAAACTTGTATCCTATGATGCCGATGGGGATGGAGACTTTGATGTGGAAGACGCCAAAGTTCTACTAG GACTGACAGATAAACCCAGCATTGTGACCGGTGAATCAGTTGAGGATAAACCTGAACCTGTGGAAGAAG AGTCTATTGTGGAGGAAGAGATTCAAGCCACGAAAGCTGAGAATTCCGTTCCGCCGCCACCAG aacctGAGGCTGTGGAGGAGGAGCCAGAGGCGGTGGAGGAGGAGCCAGAGGCTGTGGAGGAGGGGCCAGATGCTGCGGAGGAGGAGCCAAAGGCTACGGAGGAGGAGCCAGAGGCTACGGAGGAGGAGCCAGAGGCTGCGGAGGAGCAGGAAGTCCCAGAGGAAGAACCTGAAGTTGTGGAGGAAGAACCAGAGGCTGTTCCTGTTGAAGAGGAAACTGAGGAGGAGCCTGAACCAGTGGAGGAATCTGTACCACTTGAGGAAGTGGTTGAGGAAGTTATTGCAGCGGAGGCTGCACCAGTGGAGGAGGCTGCACCAGTGGAGGAAGCAGTTGAGGAGGCTGCACCAGTGGAGGAAGCAGTTGAAGAAGTGGTGGAGGAGACTGCACCAGGAGAAGATGAAGTAGAAGAAGTGACAGAAGAAAATGCACCAGTAGAAGAAATAGTGGAGGAAGCCGTAAAGGAAGCTGAGCCAGTGGATGAAGCGGTGGAAGAAGCAGAACCAGCAGAAGAGCCAGCAGAGAAAGCTGAACCAGCAGAGGAACTTGAACCAGCAGAGGAACCAGCAGATGATGCTGAACCAGTAGAAGAGCCAGTAGAGGAAGTAGTAGAAGTGCcttcagaagaagaagaagaagaagaagaagaagctgaGGACGAGGACGAGACAGCAACAGAAGAGGAAACTGAACAAGTGGAGGAACCAGCAGAGGAGGCAGAACCAGTGGAAGATACAGAACCAGTGAGTGAAACACCTGAAGAAACAGCTGAGGAGCCTGTCCTTAATGAAGAAACAGTACCGGAAGAAGAATTAATAGAGGAGACACCTCAGGAAGATGAGGAAGTAGAAGAATCCACAGTGGAGGAAGTAGAGCTTGAGGAGGAGAATGTAGAAGAACAGG